In Streptomyces chartreusis, the following proteins share a genomic window:
- a CDS encoding glycoside hydrolase family 15 protein, translated as MHPRIEDYALISDEQTAALIGKDGSVDWLCLPRFDSAACFARLLGDKDNGHWRIAPKHAKGPCSRRAYRPDTLVLDTEWETEEGAIRVTDLMPQRDRAPDLVRVVEGLRGRVTVRSTLRLRFDYGSIVPWVRKSHGHRVAVAGPDSVWLRSDPAVPTWGEDFGTHSEFTVEEGEKVAFVLTWHPSHEPRPPMIDPYKALHHSIRDWRKWVGHCRFDGPYRDTVVRSLITLKALTHRPTGGIVAAPTTSLPEEPGGVRNWDYRYCWLRDSTLTLNVGLSAGYRKEAEAWRDWLLRAVAGDPADLQIMYGIAGERRLPEFEVPWLSGFADSVPVRIGNQAVEQLQLDVYGEVMDTLALAREAGLPTKPHMWAIQVALVEWLRSAWRQPDEGLWEVRGGRRHFVHSKVMVWVAADRAVRTLERNPELEGDLDGWREFRDEVHREVVEKGYDPERNTFTQSYGSRELDAALLLIPRVGFLPPDDPRVVGTIDAIQAELSHRGFLRRYSTDEATVDGLPGSEGTFLACSFWLAEALHMTGRKQEARELFDRLVGLTNDVGLLAEEYDPVSGRQLGNFPQAFSHIGLVNTALALYGEDGAG; from the coding sequence GTGCACCCGCGCATCGAGGACTACGCCCTGATCAGTGACGAGCAGACGGCTGCCCTGATCGGCAAGGACGGCTCGGTCGACTGGCTGTGTCTGCCACGGTTCGACTCGGCCGCCTGCTTCGCCAGACTCCTCGGCGACAAGGACAACGGCCACTGGCGCATCGCCCCCAAGCACGCCAAGGGTCCGTGCTCCCGCCGTGCCTACCGCCCGGACACCCTGGTCCTGGACACCGAGTGGGAGACCGAGGAGGGGGCGATCCGGGTCACCGACCTGATGCCCCAACGCGACCGCGCCCCGGACCTGGTGCGCGTCGTGGAGGGGCTGCGCGGCCGGGTCACCGTGCGCAGCACCCTGCGGCTGCGCTTCGACTACGGCTCGATCGTGCCGTGGGTGCGCAAGTCCCACGGCCACCGGGTGGCCGTCGCCGGCCCGGACTCGGTCTGGCTGCGCAGCGACCCCGCGGTGCCGACCTGGGGCGAGGACTTCGGCACGCACTCGGAGTTCACCGTCGAGGAGGGCGAGAAGGTCGCGTTCGTCCTGACCTGGCACCCCTCGCACGAGCCCCGCCCGCCGATGATCGACCCGTACAAGGCGCTGCACCACAGCATCCGGGACTGGCGCAAGTGGGTGGGGCACTGCCGCTTCGACGGCCCCTACCGTGACACCGTCGTCCGCTCCCTGATCACCCTGAAGGCCCTCACCCACCGGCCGACCGGCGGCATCGTCGCCGCCCCCACCACCTCGCTCCCCGAGGAGCCGGGCGGTGTCCGCAACTGGGACTACCGCTACTGCTGGCTGCGCGACTCCACCCTCACCCTCAACGTGGGCCTCTCGGCGGGCTACCGCAAGGAGGCCGAGGCGTGGCGCGACTGGCTGCTGCGCGCGGTCGCCGGCGATCCGGCCGACCTGCAGATCATGTACGGCATCGCGGGCGAGCGCCGGCTGCCCGAGTTCGAGGTGCCGTGGCTCTCGGGCTTCGCGGACTCGGTGCCCGTACGCATCGGCAACCAGGCCGTGGAACAGCTCCAGTTGGACGTGTACGGCGAGGTCATGGACACCCTGGCGCTGGCGAGGGAGGCGGGGCTGCCCACGAAGCCGCACATGTGGGCCATCCAGGTCGCCCTGGTGGAGTGGCTGCGCTCGGCGTGGCGGCAGCCGGACGAGGGGCTGTGGGAGGTGCGCGGCGGCCGGCGGCACTTCGTGCACTCGAAGGTGATGGTGTGGGTGGCCGCGGACCGAGCGGTGCGCACCCTGGAGCGGAACCCGGAGCTGGAGGGCGACCTCGACGGCTGGCGGGAGTTCCGCGACGAGGTGCACCGCGAGGTCGTCGAGAAGGGGTACGACCCCGAGCGGAACACCTTCACGCAGTCCTACGGCTCCCGTGAACTGGACGCCGCGCTGCTGCTCATCCCGCGCGTCGGCTTCCTGCCGCCCGACGACCCGCGTGTCGTCGGCACCATCGACGCGATCCAAGCCGAGCTGAGCCACCGGGGCTTCCTGCGCCGCTACAGCACCGACGAGGCGACCGTGGACGGACTGCCGGGCAGCGAGGGCACGTTCCTGGCCTGCTCGTTCTGGCTGGCCGAGGCGCTGCACATGACGGGCCGCAAGCAGGAGGCACGCGAGCTGTTCGACCGGCTGGTGGGGCTCACCAACGACGTGGGTCTGCTGGCCGAGGAGTAC
- a CDS encoding sigma-70 family RNA polymerase sigma factor: MRQHLRPDTGAAIPAGAVPLAPAASDPADAAREAGLARLFELHYSSMLRLAVLLGADDPENVVAEAYYQIYRKWRRLRDAEAAEAYLRSTVCNLTRMRIRHLQVARKHVEKPADEVVASAESTALLRDDQRVLIDALQQLPARQREALVLRHWLGLKESEIAAAMGISCGSVKTHTARGLAALTQAMEARR, from the coding sequence GTGAGACAGCACCTGAGACCGGACACCGGTGCCGCGATACCGGCCGGCGCCGTCCCGCTGGCCCCGGCCGCGAGCGACCCGGCGGACGCGGCGCGCGAGGCGGGCCTGGCCCGGCTGTTCGAGCTGCACTACTCCTCGATGCTGCGCCTGGCGGTCCTGCTCGGCGCCGACGACCCGGAGAACGTGGTCGCCGAGGCCTACTACCAGATCTACCGCAAGTGGCGCCGGCTGCGGGACGCCGAGGCGGCGGAGGCGTATCTGCGCTCCACCGTGTGCAATCTGACGCGGATGCGGATACGGCACCTCCAAGTGGCCCGCAAGCACGTCGAGAAGCCGGCCGACGAGGTCGTCGCGTCCGCCGAGAGCACCGCGCTGCTGCGGGACGACCAGCGTGTCCTGATCGACGCGCTCCAGCAGCTGCCCGCCCGGCAGCGCGAGGCGCTGGTGCTGCGGCACTGGCTCGGGCTGAAGGAGAGCGAGATCGCCGCGGCGATGGGGATCTCCTGCGGCTCCGTCAAGACGCACACGGCACGCGGCCTCGCCGCCCTGACCCAGGCGATGGAGGCCCGGCGATGA
- a CDS encoding sodium:solute symporter family protein yields MADGAMTATFLAVIGGASLLAVTARRLSPNDRLPSLEGWALADRSLGPLWTWLLLGGTIFTAYTFAAIPGLAYGNGAPAFFAVPYTVIVCPLAFVLLSRLWEVARRHGYVTAADFVRGRYGSPPLALVVALTGILATMPYLALQLLGIRAVLAAGGVYPRGAAGDLVMVALFAGLAVATYRHGLRAPTVISALKAVAVFVSLTAVTWLVLERLGGPGPVFDGAAERLGGPALLLTPEQQPAYATLALGSALALLMYPHVLTAGFAADGPRTLRKVSVALPAWTGLLALFGFLGIAALATGVRAPKGGAEAAVPMLVDRLMPAPLAGLVFGAITVGALVPAAVMSIAAATSFVRNVYVEYVHPTATPKRQVRIAKAVSLTAKVGAVAFVFGLRDQDAINLQLLGGVWILQIFPAVAIGLFTARLHPRALLAGWGVGMVAGTFMVVRQGFSSIVSLGSGPEIYAGLAALLLNLTVAAAGTAVLSRLGVPRGADLTDLPSRLSVGRRPETGANNP; encoded by the coding sequence ATGGCCGACGGAGCCATGACCGCGACGTTTCTCGCCGTGATCGGCGGAGCGTCGCTGCTCGCCGTCACCGCGCGGCGCCTCAGCCCCAACGACCGGCTGCCGTCCCTGGAGGGCTGGGCACTGGCCGACCGCAGCCTCGGCCCGCTGTGGACCTGGCTGCTGCTCGGCGGCACGATCTTCACCGCGTACACCTTCGCCGCCATACCGGGACTCGCCTACGGCAACGGCGCGCCCGCCTTCTTCGCGGTGCCGTACACGGTGATCGTCTGCCCGCTGGCCTTCGTGCTGCTGAGCCGGCTGTGGGAGGTGGCCCGCCGGCACGGCTATGTCACGGCGGCCGACTTCGTGCGCGGCCGGTACGGCTCGCCGCCGCTGGCGCTGGTGGTCGCGCTGACCGGGATCCTCGCGACGATGCCGTATCTCGCGCTGCAACTGCTCGGTATCCGGGCGGTGCTCGCGGCCGGCGGGGTGTATCCGCGGGGCGCCGCCGGCGATCTGGTGATGGTGGCGCTGTTCGCGGGGCTCGCCGTGGCCACCTACCGGCACGGGCTGCGCGCTCCCACCGTCATCTCCGCGCTCAAGGCCGTGGCCGTCTTCGTGTCGCTGACCGCGGTGACCTGGCTGGTCCTCGAACGGCTCGGCGGCCCGGGTCCCGTCTTCGACGGCGCTGCCGAACGCCTCGGCGGCCCCGCGCTGCTCCTCACCCCCGAGCAGCAGCCCGCCTACGCCACACTCGCCCTCGGCTCCGCGCTCGCCCTGCTGATGTACCCGCATGTGCTGACCGCAGGGTTCGCCGCCGACGGCCCGCGCACCCTGCGCAAGGTGTCCGTGGCGCTGCCCGCCTGGACCGGGCTGCTCGCCCTGTTCGGCTTCCTCGGCATCGCCGCCCTCGCGACCGGCGTGCGCGCCCCGAAGGGCGGTGCCGAAGCGGCCGTACCGATGCTCGTCGACCGGCTGATGCCGGCGCCGCTCGCGGGGCTGGTGTTCGGCGCGATCACCGTGGGCGCGCTGGTCCCGGCGGCGGTGATGTCGATCGCGGCCGCCACGAGTTTCGTACGCAACGTGTACGTGGAGTACGTGCATCCGACGGCCACGCCGAAGCGGCAGGTGCGCATCGCCAAGGCGGTGTCGCTGACCGCCAAGGTGGGCGCGGTGGCGTTCGTGTTCGGGCTGCGCGACCAGGACGCCATCAACCTCCAGTTGCTCGGCGGGGTGTGGATCCTGCAGATCTTCCCGGCCGTCGCGATCGGGCTGTTCACCGCACGGCTGCATCCGCGGGCACTGCTCGCCGGGTGGGGCGTGGGCATGGTGGCGGGGACCTTCATGGTCGTACGGCAGGGCTTCTCGTCCATCGTGTCGCTCGGCTCGGGACCGGAGATCTACGCCGGGCTCGCCGCGCTGCTGCTCAATCTGACCGTCGCCGCGGCGGGGACCGCGGTGCTGAGCCGCCTCGGCGTCCCGCGGGGCGCCGATCTGACCGACCTGCCGTCGCGCCTGAGCGTCGGGCGGCGCCCCGAGACGGGAGCGAACAACCCGTGA
- a CDS encoding DUF3311 domain-containing protein: MARTGQHRLRHVAIAVLLLAPAAGLLWVPWYAGAEPRLAGTPFFYWYQLAWVPGCGLCLLAAYALTDRHRRR, encoded by the coding sequence ATGGCACGCACCGGTCAGCACCGGCTACGGCACGTCGCGATCGCCGTACTGCTCCTCGCGCCCGCCGCGGGTCTGCTGTGGGTCCCCTGGTACGCCGGTGCCGAGCCGCGGCTGGCCGGGACGCCGTTCTTCTACTGGTACCAGCTCGCCTGGGTGCCGGGGTGCGGCCTCTGCCTGCTCGCCGCCTACGCGCTGACGGACCGACATCGACGTCGCTGA
- a CDS encoding carbon starvation CstA family protein translates to MPVSAMPESGSQAPERSRMSRKSFAIWTAVALAGALGWAVLALSRGEEISAVWLVVAALGSYAIAYRFYSRFIARRVLEVDDTRATPAERLEDGVDFHPTDKRVLFGHHFAAIAGAGPLVGPVLAAQMGYLPGTIWIIAGVIFAGAVQDMIVLFLSMRRDGKSLGQMARDEIGRVGGAAALIGVFAIMIILLAVLAMVVVNALAESAWGTFSVSMTIPIALFMGFYLRYLRPGQVVETSLIGVALLLLAILGGGWIQDSALAEYFVWSPETLVFCLIGYGFVASVLPVWMLLAPRDYLSTFMKVGTIALMAVGVVIAAPNLRAEPVTDFASTGAGPVFAGSLFPFLFITIACGALSGFHALVSSGTTPKLIQKESQVRLIGYGSMLTESFVAVMALIAACVLEPGLFYAMNSPAALLGPTVDSAAEAVKNLGFTITPDQLTAAAKAVEEETLVGRSGGAPTLAVGMSEIFSGVLGGAGMKAFWYHFAIMFEALFILTTVDAGTRVGRFMLQDMLGNVWKPIGRVTWKPGIWITSALVVGAWGYFLYAGVTDPLGGIKQLFPLFGIANQLLAAVALAVTTTVLIKSGRLRWAWVTGIPLAWDVAVTFTAGWQKIFSDNPAIGFFALRDKYAQAIEDGQLLPGATDMDDMHTIVLNNTVDGVLMAIFLLLVLTVLVNCAVVCVRAVRAPGPLPTTEAPYVESRPLSGVGS, encoded by the coding sequence ATGCCCGTATCAGCCATGCCCGAATCCGGTAGCCAGGCGCCGGAAAGATCCCGGATGTCGCGGAAGTCCTTCGCGATCTGGACCGCTGTCGCCCTCGCCGGCGCCCTCGGCTGGGCCGTGCTCGCCCTGTCCCGGGGCGAGGAGATCTCGGCCGTCTGGCTGGTCGTCGCGGCCCTCGGGTCGTACGCGATCGCCTACCGCTTCTACTCGCGCTTCATCGCCCGCCGGGTACTTGAGGTCGACGACACCCGAGCCACCCCCGCCGAACGCCTGGAGGACGGCGTCGACTTCCACCCGACCGACAAGCGGGTGCTGTTCGGCCACCACTTCGCGGCGATCGCCGGCGCCGGCCCACTGGTCGGCCCGGTGCTGGCGGCCCAGATGGGCTATCTGCCCGGCACGATCTGGATCATCGCGGGCGTGATCTTCGCCGGGGCGGTGCAGGACATGATCGTCCTGTTCCTGTCCATGCGCAGGGACGGCAAGAGCCTCGGCCAGATGGCCCGGGACGAGATCGGCAGGGTGGGCGGCGCCGCCGCGCTGATCGGCGTCTTCGCCATCATGATCATCCTGCTCGCGGTGCTGGCGATGGTCGTCGTCAACGCGCTCGCCGAGTCCGCGTGGGGCACCTTCTCCGTCTCGATGACCATCCCGATCGCCCTCTTCATGGGCTTCTACCTGCGCTATCTGCGGCCGGGCCAGGTCGTGGAGACCAGCCTCATCGGCGTGGCCCTGCTGCTGCTCGCCATCCTCGGCGGCGGCTGGATCCAGGACTCCGCACTCGCCGAGTACTTCGTCTGGAGCCCCGAGACCCTGGTCTTCTGCCTGATCGGCTACGGCTTCGTCGCCTCCGTGCTGCCGGTGTGGATGCTCCTGGCGCCCCGTGACTACCTGTCGACCTTCATGAAGGTCGGCACCATCGCCCTGATGGCCGTCGGCGTGGTGATAGCCGCCCCGAACCTCAGGGCCGAGCCGGTGACCGACTTCGCCTCGACCGGCGCCGGACCGGTGTTCGCCGGCTCCCTCTTCCCCTTCCTGTTCATCACCATCGCCTGCGGCGCCCTGTCCGGCTTCCACGCCCTGGTCTCCTCGGGCACGACCCCGAAGCTGATCCAGAAGGAGTCCCAGGTCCGGCTGATCGGCTACGGCTCCATGCTCACGGAGTCCTTCGTCGCCGTCATGGCCCTGATCGCCGCCTGCGTCCTGGAACCCGGCCTGTTCTACGCCATGAACTCCCCGGCCGCCCTGCTCGGCCCGACCGTGGACAGCGCCGCCGAGGCGGTGAAGAACCTCGGCTTCACCATCACCCCGGACCAGCTGACGGCCGCGGCGAAGGCGGTCGAGGAGGAGACCCTGGTCGGCCGCTCCGGCGGCGCGCCCACCCTCGCCGTGGGCATGTCGGAGATCTTCTCCGGGGTGCTCGGCGGCGCCGGGATGAAGGCCTTCTGGTACCACTTCGCGATCATGTTCGAGGCGCTGTTCATCCTGACCACGGTGGACGCCGGCACCCGCGTCGGCCGCTTCATGCTCCAGGACATGCTCGGCAACGTCTGGAAGCCGATCGGCCGGGTCACCTGGAAGCCCGGCATCTGGATCACCAGCGCCCTGGTCGTCGGCGCGTGGGGCTACTTCCTCTACGCCGGTGTCACCGACCCGCTCGGCGGGATCAAGCAGCTGTTCCCGCTGTTCGGCATCGCCAACCAGTTGCTGGCCGCCGTCGCCCTGGCCGTCACCACCACGGTCCTGATCAAGTCCGGCAGGCTGCGCTGGGCCTGGGTCACCGGCATTCCGCTGGCCTGGGACGTGGCCGTCACCTTCACCGCCGGCTGGCAGAAGATCTTCTCCGACAACCCGGCGATCGGCTTCTTCGCCCTGCGGGACAAGTACGCGCAGGCCATCGAGGACGGTCAGCTGCTGCCGGGCGCCACGGACATGGACGACATGCACACCATCGTGCTCAACAACACGGTCGACGGCGTGCTCATGGCGATCTTCCTGCTCCTGGTCCTCACGGTTCTGGTCAACTGCGCGGTGGTCTGCGTCCGCGCGGTCCGCGCCCCCGGGCCACTGCCGACGACCGAGGCGCCGTACGTCGAGTCCCGGCCGCTGTCGGGGGTGGGGTCATGA
- a CDS encoding SURF1 family protein — MYRFLLSRQWVILTLVALILIPTMIRLGFWQMHRYEERSARNQLVADALESKPVPVETLTSPGHTVTTKERYRPVTAQGRFDTGHEVVVRRRVNADEEVGFHVLTPLVLTDGKVLLVNRGWIPADGPSQTAFPKVPAAPGGTVTVTGRLMPDETTEASGIKNLKGLPDRQVMLINSEQEAGRLDARVLGGYVVQTAPEPKGDTPELIGKPGNENAPLNYAYALQWWLFAAGVPVGWWILARREARDRGASAVVPEESESTPAAV, encoded by the coding sequence GTGTACCGCTTCCTGTTGTCCCGGCAGTGGGTGATCCTCACGCTGGTCGCCCTGATCCTCATCCCCACGATGATCCGGCTGGGCTTCTGGCAGATGCACCGCTACGAGGAGCGCAGCGCCCGCAATCAGCTGGTCGCCGACGCGCTGGAGTCGAAGCCGGTACCGGTGGAGACGCTGACGTCCCCCGGGCACACGGTCACCACCAAGGAGCGGTATCGCCCGGTGACCGCGCAGGGCCGCTTCGACACCGGGCACGAGGTCGTGGTCAGGCGGCGCGTCAACGCCGACGAGGAGGTCGGGTTCCACGTCCTGACGCCCCTGGTGCTGACGGACGGCAAGGTGCTGCTGGTCAACCGTGGCTGGATCCCCGCCGACGGTCCGAGCCAGACCGCCTTCCCCAAGGTCCCCGCCGCTCCCGGCGGCACCGTCACGGTCACCGGGCGGCTGATGCCGGACGAGACGACCGAGGCGAGCGGCATCAAGAACCTCAAGGGTCTGCCCGACCGGCAGGTCATGCTGATCAACAGCGAGCAGGAGGCCGGGCGGCTCGACGCGCGGGTGCTCGGCGGGTACGTCGTGCAGACGGCGCCGGAGCCGAAGGGGGACACTCCGGAGCTGATCGGCAAGCCGGGGAACGAGAACGCTCCGCTGAATTACGCGTATGCGCTGCAGTGGTGGTTGTTCGCGGCCGGGGTGCCGGTCGGGTGGTGGATTCTGGCTCGTCGGGAGGCGCGGGATCGCGGCGCTTCCGCTGTGGTGCCGGAGGAGTCCGAGTCGACGCCGGCTGCGGTGTAG
- a CDS encoding DEDDh family exonuclease gives MLEDRTTEAPSPTAWPAAYPRGYAVVDVETTGLARDDRIISAAVYRLDAQGEVEDHWYTLVNPERDPGPVWIHGLTSDVLESAPLFQDVAEEFSTRLDGRVLVAHNAVFDWQMIAREYARAEREAPVRQRLCTIALSKELALPLPNHKLESLAAHFGVVQQRAHHALDDARVLAEAFRPSLRAAAAGSVRLPLQECRPLTEWRDTAAPRIGQQAGGYSGGYRPTSWRPSRKRPACPHPNPGRYEDGKRLKQGMRVAFSGDTSIERDLLEDRAVEAGLHVATSLSRLTSLLVTNDPDSGTSKVVKARQFGTPVVDEAAFGQLLRDVEPASEQ, from the coding sequence ATGCTCGAAGACCGTACGACCGAGGCGCCCTCCCCCACAGCGTGGCCGGCCGCGTATCCCCGGGGATACGCGGTCGTTGACGTGGAGACCACCGGCCTGGCCCGGGACGACCGGATAATCTCCGCGGCCGTCTACCGGCTGGACGCGCAGGGCGAGGTCGAGGACCACTGGTACACACTGGTCAACCCGGAGCGCGACCCGGGCCCGGTCTGGATCCACGGTCTGACGAGCGACGTGCTGGAGTCGGCACCCCTCTTCCAGGACGTCGCCGAGGAGTTCTCGACGCGGCTCGACGGCCGGGTGCTCGTCGCGCACAACGCCGTCTTCGACTGGCAGATGATCGCGCGGGAGTACGCGCGCGCGGAGCGCGAGGCCCCGGTGCGGCAGCGCCTGTGCACCATCGCGCTGTCCAAGGAGCTGGCGCTGCCCCTGCCCAACCACAAGCTGGAGTCGCTGGCGGCGCACTTCGGCGTCGTCCAGCAGCGGGCGCACCACGCGCTGGACGACGCGCGCGTGCTGGCCGAGGCGTTCCGACCGAGCCTGCGGGCCGCGGCGGCGGGCAGTGTGCGGCTGCCGCTCCAGGAGTGCCGGCCGCTGACCGAATGGCGAGACACCGCCGCGCCCCGGATCGGGCAGCAGGCGGGGGGCTACAGCGGCGGCTATCGGCCGACCAGTTGGCGCCCGTCCCGCAAAAGGCCCGCCTGCCCCCATCCCAACCCAGGTCGGTACGAAGACGGCAAGAGGCTCAAACAGGGCATGCGGGTGGCCTTCTCCGGGGACACGTCGATCGAGCGCGACCTGCTGGAGGACCGCGCGGTCGAGGCCGGGCTGCACGTGGCCACGAGCCTGTCCCGGCTGACCAGCCTGCTCGTCACCAACGACCCGGACTCGGGCACCTCGAAGGTGGTCAAGGCCCGCCAGTTCGGGACGCCGGTGGTGGACGAGGCGGCGTTCGGACAGCTCCTTCGGGACGTGGAACCGGCGTCGGAGCAGTGA
- a CDS encoding VIT1/CCC1 transporter family protein, with amino-acid sequence MTEPTHDEAHGGALGERLNWLRAAVLGANDGIVSTAGLVVGVAGATDDRSALLTAGLAGLLAGSMSMAAGEYVSVSTQRDSEKAALAQEKRELREQPEAELEELTELLERRGLSRDVAQEAAVQLTERDALKAHARVELGIDPDRLTNPWHAAWASFLAFTAGALLPLLAMVLPPAEWRVTVTVVSVLAALALTGWSSARLGAAAPGRAMLRNVAGGALAMAVTYAAGSLLDVAGA; translated from the coding sequence ATGACCGAACCAACGCATGACGAGGCGCACGGCGGCGCGCTGGGGGAGCGGCTGAACTGGCTGCGGGCGGCCGTCCTCGGGGCGAACGACGGCATCGTGTCGACCGCGGGCCTCGTGGTCGGCGTGGCGGGCGCGACCGACGACCGCTCGGCCCTCCTCACGGCCGGGCTGGCCGGGCTGCTCGCCGGGTCGATGTCGATGGCGGCGGGGGAGTACGTCTCGGTCTCCACCCAGCGCGACTCGGAGAAGGCCGCGCTCGCCCAGGAGAAGCGGGAGTTGCGGGAGCAGCCGGAGGCGGAGCTGGAGGAGCTGACGGAACTGCTGGAACGCCGGGGCCTGTCCCGGGACGTGGCCCAGGAGGCCGCGGTGCAGCTGACGGAACGTGACGCGTTGAAGGCGCACGCGCGCGTGGAGCTCGGCATCGACCCCGACCGGCTGACCAACCCGTGGCACGCGGCATGGGCGAGCTTCCTGGCGTTCACGGCCGGGGCGCTGCTGCCGCTGCTCGCCATGGTGCTGCCGCCGGCCGAGTGGCGGGTGACGGTCACCGTCGTCTCCGTCCTGGCCGCGCTCGCCCTGACGGGCTGGAGCAGCGCCCGCCTCGGCGCGGCCGCCCCGGGGCGGGCCATGCTGCGCAACGTGGCCGGCGGGGCACTCGCCATGGCGGTCACCTATGCGGCGGGGTCGCTGCTGGACGTGGCCGGGGCGTAG
- a CDS encoding zinc-dependent alcohol dehydrogenase family protein, whose translation MRATTIHAPFDMRVQNVPDPVVRERTDAVVRVLRACICGSDLWAYRGEAARQPGQRIGHEFLGIVEETGSEVSDMKRGDLVVAPFMWSDGVCDYCREGLTTSCRHGGFWGSVGSDGGQGEAVRVPFADATLVRLPKDAASDDHLLSALLTLSDVLGTGHHAALGAGVRPGATVAVVGDGAVGLCAVLAAKRLGAERIIALGRHQVRTDIARRFGATDVVAERGDAAVETVRDLTGGQGAHAVVEAVGTEQSMRTAVNITRDGGAIGFVGVPHGSGIGLDLGVMFDGNIALRGGVAPVRTYIPELLPDVLNGTIDPSPVFDLTVGLEEVPAGYKAMDERTALKVLVTG comes from the coding sequence ATGCGCGCCACCACCATTCACGCCCCCTTCGACATGCGCGTGCAGAACGTGCCCGACCCCGTGGTGCGCGAGCGCACCGACGCCGTGGTCCGGGTGCTGCGGGCCTGCATCTGCGGCAGCGACCTGTGGGCGTACCGGGGCGAGGCGGCCCGGCAGCCGGGTCAGCGGATCGGCCACGAGTTCCTCGGCATCGTCGAGGAGACCGGCTCCGAGGTGAGCGACATGAAGCGTGGCGACCTCGTCGTCGCGCCCTTCATGTGGTCCGACGGCGTCTGCGACTACTGCCGCGAGGGCCTGACGACCTCCTGCCGGCACGGTGGCTTCTGGGGTTCCGTCGGCTCCGACGGCGGCCAGGGCGAGGCCGTGCGCGTGCCCTTCGCCGACGCCACCCTCGTCCGGCTGCCCAAGGACGCCGCCTCCGACGACCACCTGCTGTCCGCCCTGCTGACCCTGTCCGACGTCCTCGGCACCGGCCACCACGCCGCTCTCGGCGCCGGGGTCCGCCCGGGCGCCACGGTCGCCGTCGTCGGGGACGGCGCCGTCGGGCTGTGCGCGGTGCTCGCCGCCAAGCGGCTCGGCGCCGAGCGGATCATCGCGCTCGGCCGCCACCAGGTCCGTACCGACATCGCACGCCGCTTCGGCGCCACCGACGTCGTCGCCGAGCGCGGGGACGCCGCCGTCGAGACCGTGCGCGACCTGACGGGCGGGCAGGGCGCGCACGCCGTCGTCGAGGCCGTCGGCACCGAGCAGTCCATGCGGACGGCCGTCAACATCACCCGCGACGGCGGCGCCATCGGCTTCGTCGGAGTGCCGCACGGCAGCGGCATCGGGCTCGACCTCGGCGTCATGTTCGACGGGAACATCGCACTGCGCGGCGGCGTCGCGCCGGTCCGCACCTACATCCCCGAGCTGCTGCCCGACGTCCTGAACGGCACCATCGACCCGTCGCCGGTCTTCGACCTGACCGTCGGTCTGGAAGAGGTCCCGGCCGGCTACAAGGCGATGGACGAGCGCACCGCCCTGAAGGTCCTCGTCACCGGCTGA
- a CDS encoding CopD family protein, which produces MSTGSSPGVSDGSAPGPRPGLARAVAVVALVALAALIPLLGPPAALHGTGEAAAPGTRGIGLLRAVLFAALCVPLGEVFVDRLARSVPGAPAVRPRSWAPYAAGVGFVAALGLASVVSTGNLVPHSPADLDVGGLYASRDGKLALLEVNAFAAAGLCALSRRPASQVWPLAAVVVAEALRAHPTTEYGPLLGSGLTLVHLTCASLWVGGLLYALRTLRGWGVREAGAALLGLYARVAAVLLAAITATGVWSSLRRMPSDTILDQLTGTAYGRALLAKVLLVAAVAGLALWARIRLSRAADPLTACSPARAEVVALGVVVALSGLLTALPVPIRW; this is translated from the coding sequence ATGTCGACAGGATCCTCCCCCGGCGTGTCCGACGGGAGCGCGCCCGGCCCGCGCCCCGGCCTGGCGCGGGCTGTCGCCGTGGTGGCCCTGGTGGCGCTCGCGGCGCTGATACCGCTGCTCGGGCCGCCGGCCGCGCTGCACGGCACCGGGGAGGCCGCCGCGCCCGGCACCCGCGGCATCGGGCTGCTGCGTGCGGTGCTGTTCGCGGCGCTGTGCGTTCCGTTGGGGGAAGTGTTCGTGGACCGGCTGGCCCGGTCCGTGCCCGGCGCTCCCGCGGTCCGGCCGCGCAGCTGGGCGCCGTACGCGGCGGGCGTCGGCTTCGTCGCCGCGCTGGGGCTCGCCTCGGTCGTCTCCACCGGCAACCTCGTGCCGCACAGCCCGGCCGACCTCGACGTCGGCGGTCTGTACGCCTCGCGCGACGGCAAGCTGGCGCTGCTGGAGGTCAACGCCTTCGCCGCGGCCGGCCTGTGCGCCCTCTCGCGCCGGCCCGCCTCCCAGGTCTGGCCGCTGGCCGCGGTGGTGGTCGCCGAGGCGCTGCGCGCGCACCCCACGACCGAGTACGGCCCGCTGCTCGGCTCGGGTCTGACGCTGGTGCATCTGACCTGTGCCTCGCTCTGGGTGGGCGGGCTGCTGTACGCCCTGCGGACCCTGCGCGGGTGGGGCGTCCGGGAGGCGGGGGCGGCGCTGCTGGGCCTCTACGCGCGCGTGGCGGCCGTACTGCTGGCCGCCATCACCGCGACGGGGGTGTGGAGTTCGCTGCGCCGGATGCCGTCGGACACGATCCTCGACCAGCTGACCGGGACGGCGTACGGGCGGGCCCTGCTGGCCAAGGTGCTGCTGGTGGCGGCCGTGGCAGGGCTCGCGCTGTGGGCGCGGATCCGGCTGAGCCGCGCGGCCGACCCGCTGACCGCCTGCTCCCCCGCGCGGGCGGAGGTCGTCGCCCTGGGCGTGGTGGTCGCGCTGTCGGGGCTGCTGACGGCGCTGCCGGTACCGATCCGCTGGTGA